The nucleotide window GACGGCCCGTCCTCGCGGGACTGTCCGATCCGGACCGTCCCGCGGCCGAGCTGCCCCGGCGCCGCTGACGGGTCAGGCGTGGCCCGCCCCGAAGAGGTACCGGTTGGCGATGTCGATCACGAACCGGCCGCCGTACCCCGGGTAGCGGTCCACGATCGCCGCCTTGTACGCGTCGCCGTCGTCGCCCAGCAGCTCCTCCGCGTCGGCGAGGTACCGGCTCACCTCGCCGAACACCTCCGGCCCGGCCGGGGTGCCGTGCCCGACGAGGATCGTGTCGTACCCCGCTTCGCCCGCCAGGCGCTCGATCGCCTTCCGCCAGCCCGCGATGTCGTTGTTGCCCAGGAACAGGTGGATGTCGTGGTACACCAGGTCCTGGGCGACGAGCACGCCCTGCTCGGGCAGCTTGATCACCAGCTCGTCGGCCGCCTCGCCGCCGGTGTGGGCCTCGAACACGAACGGCACGCCGTCGATCACCTCGGTGCCCGGTTCGATGACCACCGCCGGGGTGACTTCGGCTGTCAGGATGGGGGCGCCGGTCGGGTCCTGGCCGTCGTCGAGGGCCGCGATCTGGTCGCGGACCACGGCGAGCGCGTGCACCGGGGCGCCGAAGCGGTTGGCGCCGCCGAAGTGGTCGGGGTGGGCGTGGGTGATGATCACCCGATCGAGGGGCTTGCCCAGGCCCCGGGCGTAGGCCGCGACCTCGTCGGCGTAGCCGCGGACGAACTGCGCGTCGACGACGACGACCCGCGACGGGGTCTCGATCAGCTGGGTGGTGACGTTGACGCTGTCGTCCGGCGCCATGTAGCTGTGCAGGCGCACCGCGCCCTTGTCGATGACGGTGATCGTGCCGTTCATGATCGCTCCTCCTGGTCGGACGGCGCCCTGTCGGCGTCGCGATCACCACTTTCGTCCCGCAACCGCAGGCCGGCGAGATACCGTGGAGACTCACCATGGTCAAAAGCGGACACGGAGCCGTGATGTCGATCCCGAACCTCGGCTTCGCCCCGCCGGAGGCCGGCGTCCCCGGCTTCGAGATCGTCGGCCTGGCCACCCTGCACGGCCGGATGCGGCGCCCCGGCGAGCTCCACCGCGTCGCCTTCCACAGCCTCACGCTGGTCACCGCGGGAACCGGCACGCGCACGGTCGACTTCGTGACCCACCCCTGCCGCCCGGGCACGCTGCTGTGGGTCCGGCCGGGCCAGGTCCAGCGCTACGGCGACCTCGGCACCACGGACGGCGTGCACCTGATGTTCACCCCGGCCTTCCCGCCGTCGTTCAGCGGCGCCGAGCACCTGGTCAGCGCGTGGTACGGCCCGGTCTGCCACCAGCTGGGGACGAGCCCGGAGTACGCCGTGCTCGCCACGCTGCTGAGCCAGCTGCGCGCGGAGGCCGCCCGTCCGCCGGGGACGGTGTCGGCGGAGATCCTCGGGCTGCAGCTCGCGGCGCTGCTCCTGCACGTCGGCCGGCTGCCCGACGACCGCCCACGCGCGGGCGGCGACGTCTACGCCCGCTTCCGCGCCGAGCTCGAACGGTCGTACGCGACGGTGCGCCGCGCGGAGGACTACGCCCACCGCCTCGGCTACACGGTGAAGACGCTGACCCGCGCCTGCGTGGCCGCCACCGGCCAGCCGGTCAAGCACGTCATCGACGGCCGCGTGGCGCTGGAAGCCCAGCGCCTGCTGGCCCACACGGACGAGCCGGTCGCGGCCGTCGCGCGCCGGCTCGGGTTCAGCGAGCCGACCAACTTCGGCAAGTTCTTCACACGCCGGACCGGCAGTACGCCGGGGGAATTCCGGCGGGTGCACCGGCCGTCGAATCCGTCGAACGAGCCGTTTCGTTACCCGGCCGAGCCTGCGGACGCTTGACGGCGGCAGGTATGACTGCGTAGACATGTCAGCGCAGTCACACGGTTCACCAGGCACGATGCCTCGGGTGAGCGAAGCACCGGGAGAAGCAATGACGCGATCGGGCCGGGGTGGGAATTCGTCCGCACCCAGCAGCAAGGACGTGGCCCTGGCCGCCGGCGTCTCGCAGAAGACCGTCTCCCGGGTCTTCAACAACGAGCAGTACGTCTCGGCCGACGTCCGGCAGCGGGTGCTGGCCGCCGCCGAAGAGATCGGCTACCGGCCCAACAACGCCGCCCGGGCGCTCGCGTCCGGCCGGACCCGCTCGATCGGGGTCGTCACGCTGGGCACCGGGCTCTACGGGCCCGCGTCCCTGCTCGTCGGCATCGAACGGGCCGTGCAGAACGCCGGCTACGCGCTGCGCGTGGTCAGCACCCTGGAGGGTGACCCCTCCGGCGTCGCCGGCGCCGTCGAGTCGCTGCTCGAGCAGGGCGTCGACGGCATCGTCATCTCCGAACCCATCGACGAGGGCCCGCTGGCCCTGCAGGTGGACGTCCCGGTCCTGGTCTTCGGCGCCCCGCCGTCGTTCACCGCCCCCCGGCTGATCACCGCGGGCGTGATCTCGGAAGAGCTCGCCCGGATCGCCACGGACCACCTGCTCGACCTCGGGCACGAGACCGTCCACCACATCGCGGGCCCGCGGCGGTGGTACGCGGCCCGCGACCGGGCCGAGGGCTGGCGCAAGGCGCTGCGGGCCCGCGGCGCGGTGGAGCCGCCGGTCGTCGACGGCGACTGGTCGGCATCGTCCGGGTACGCCGCCGGGCGGGTGCTGGCCGCCGGCGACGTCACCGCCGTGTTCGCGGCCAACGACGACATGGCCATCGGGCTGATCCGCGCGCTGCTCGAAGCGGGCAGGCGGGTCCCCGAGGACGTGAGCGTCGTCGGCTTCGACGACACGCCCATCTCCGCCTACGTCACGCCGCCGCTGACCACCGTGCGGCAGCCGTTCGACCCGATGGCGACCGCGGGCCTGCGTCTGCTCGTGCACGCCATCGAACAGCCGCAGGCCGCCGACCTCGAACCCGAGACACCACCGCTCGAGCTCGTCGTCCGCGCTTCGACCGCCCGCTTCGCCGTCCACCCGGGCTGACCGTCCGGAACCCGGCTTCGCGCATTCCCCTCACTCCCCACCGGTGTGCCCGGCACGCCGCATTCCGCCCCCAGGAGTTCCGTCATGCCCGAACTCGTCCCGAACCACGCCTTCAGCCGCCGGTCCTTCCTCGCCGCGGCCGGCGCGGTCTCGCTCGGTGCCGCACTGGCCGCGTGCAGCGGCGGCGGGAGCACCGCCGCGCCCGCCGCCGAGAAGGTGAGCCAGGCCGACATCGACAAGGCGATGGCGACGCCCACCGAACTGGTCTTCTGGAGCTGGGCCCCGGAGATCGAGCAGGAAGTCGCCCTGTTCACGAAGAAGTACCCGGCGATCAAGGTCACCGTGCAGAACGCCGGCCAGGGCACGCCGCAGTACACGAAGCTGCGGACCGCGCTGCAGGCCGGCACCGGCGCGCCCGACCTGGCGCAGGTCGAGTTCCAGTACCTGCCGACCTTCACGGTCCTCGACAGCCTGCTCGACCTCCGCCCGTACGGCGCCGACGCGCTGAAGGCCAAGTTCGTCGACTGGACGTGGGGCCAGGTCAGCGGCCCGAACGGCGAGGTCTTCGCCATCCCGCAGGACACCGGCCCGATGGGCCTGCTCTACCGGCAGGACATCTTCGACCGATACGGCATCGCGGTGCCGAAGACGTGGGACGAGTTCGCGGACGCGGCGCGGAAACTGCACGCCGCCGCACCGGACGTCTACCTGACCAACCTCGCCTCCAACCAGCCGGCGGCCTGGCACGGCCTGCTCTGGCAGGCGGGCGACAAGCCCTACACGATGTCCGGCAAGAGCGACATCACGGTCGCCGTCAACAGCCCGGCCGCCAAGAAGCTCGCCGGCTACTGGGGCGGGCTGGCCAAGGAAGGCGTCATCGGGACCGAGACGGACTTCACCGACTCCTGGTACGCCTCGCTCAACAACGGCAAGTACGCCACCTGGATCACCGCGGCCTGGGGCCCGGCCTTCCTGTCCGGCTCGGCCAAGGCCACCGCGGGCAAGTGGCGGGCCGCGCCGCTCCCGCAGTGGGACGCGGCCAAGCCGAGCTCCGGCAACTGGGGCGGCTCGACCACGGCGGTGCTGAAGGGCACGAAGAACCCGATCGCGGCGGCGATGTTCGCGCAGTTCCTCAACAGCGACCCCGAATCGGCGAAGATGTTCGCCACCAAGCAGCTGTTCTTCCCGGCGACCAAGGCCCTGCTCGCCGACCCGTCGTTCGCCGGCGACACCCCGTCGTTCTACGGTGGCCAGAAGGTCAACGAGGTGTTCAGCGCGATCGGCGAGACCGTCTCACCGGAGTTCCAGTGGCCGCCGTTCCTCGACCAGGCCGTGACCGACTGGACCGAGACCGTCGGCAAGTCGCTGGCGGACAAGACCGACACGGTCGCCGCGCTCGACCAGTGGCAGTCGCGGATCACCACGTTCGCCAAGAACCAGGGCTTCACGGTCCAGGGCGGGTGAGCGCGGTGAAGCACCGTTCCGCCGGGCCGTGGTTCGTGGCCCCGTTCCTGATCCTGTTCGCGCTGTTCTTCATCACCCCGCTGGCGTATGCCGCCTACCTCAGTTTCTTCCAGCACAAGCTGATCGGCGGCACGGTCTTCGTCGGCCTGGACAACTACGTCAAGGCCGTCACCGATCCCCAGTTCCTCCGGGGCGTGCTGCGGGTGGCGACGTTCTTCGTCATCCAGGTGCCGGTGATGCTGCTGCTGGCGCTGCTGTTCGCGCTCGCGCTCGACAGCGGCCTGATGCGGCTGTCGAAGGTGGTCCGCCTGGGCGTCTTCGTCCCGTACGCGGTGCCCAGCGTCGTCGCGACGCTGATGTGGGGCTACCTCTACGGCCAGGACTACGGGCCGTTCGCCCAGCTGAGCTCGTTCTTCGGGCTGCCGGTGCCGAAGTTCCTCAGCGACAGCTGGATGCTCGGCAGCCTCGCGAACGTCGTCACGTGGGAGTTCGTCGGCTACAACATGATCATCCTCTACGCCGCGCTGCGGACCATTCCGGGCGAGCTCTACGAAGCGGCCGAAGTGGACGGTGCCGGCGCCTGGCGCACGGCCTGGTCGATCAAGCTCCCGGCGCTGCGCCCGGCACTGCTGCTGACCCTGCTGTTCTCCGTGATCGGCAGCTTCCAGCTGTTCAACGAACCCAAGCTGCTCAAGACGATCGCGCCCAACGTCATCGACAGCGGGTACACGGCCAACCTGTACGCGTACTCGCTCGCCTTCACCGGCCAGCAGGTCAACTACGCGGCCACCGTGTCGTTCCTGCTGGGCCTGGTCATCGTCGTCATCTCGTACACGATCCTGATCACCGCCAACCGCCGGAGCCGGAGGGCCGCCGCATGACCCGCCGTCGCAGCGTTCCGCTGACCGTCGCCATGCTCGCCGCGCTGGCCTACTTCCTGCTGCCGCTGTGCTGGCTGGTCATCGCCTCGACCAAGAGCACCCAGGACCTGTTCACGACGTTCGGGCTGTGGTTCTCGAAGGCGCCACAGCTGTTCACCAACATCGGCGACACGCTGTCGCACCAGGACGGGGTCTTCGTGCGCTGGCTGCTGAACACGATCGGCTACGCCGTCGTCAGCGCGCTCGGCGCCGCCCTGCTCGCCGCGGCCGCCGGGTACGGGTTCGCGAAGTACCGCTTCCGCGGCCACGGCGCCGGCTTCAACCTCGTGCTCGGCGCCGTCATGGTGCCCGCGACGGCCCTGGCCATCCCGACCTACCTGCTGTTCTCCCAGGTCGGCCTGGTCAACACGCCGTGGGCGGTGATCCTGCCGTCGCTGGTCAACCCGTTCGGGCTCTACCTGATGCGGATCTACGCCCAGGACGCCGTCCCGGACAGCGTCATCGAGGCCGCCCGGATCGACGGGGCGGGCGAGGCCCGGATCTTCTTCCGGATCGGGCTGCGGATGCTGGCGCCGGGCCTGGTCACCGTCGTGCTCTTCACGCTGGTGGCCACCTGGAACAACTACTTCCTGCCGCTGATCATGCTCAACGACCAGAACCTGTACCCGGTCACCCTCGGCCTCGCGCTCTGGGCGGACCAGGCCCAGAACGGCGGCGCCGGCACGAGCGGCGAGATGCTGCCGCTGGTGCTGACCGGTTCCCTGCTCTCGATCCTGCCCCTCGTCGTGGCTTTCCTGTTCCTGCAGCGGTACTGGCAGAGCGGGCTCGCCGCCGGCGCCGTCAAGCAGTGAAATCAATCCATTGTGGAGGTTCACCCATGGCGGTCCTGCCCGCCCGCGTCCTGTTCGGTGCCGCCTACTACCACGAGTACCAGCCGTACGAGCGGCTCAAGACCGACCTCGACCTGATGACCGAGGCCCGGTTCACCGTGATCCGCGTCGGCGAGTCGGTGTGGTCCACGTGGGAGCCGGAGAACGGCCGCTTCGACCTGGACTGGCTGCAGCCGGTCCTCGACGGCGCCCACGAGCGCGGGATTTCCGTGGTCCTCGGGACGCCGACGTACGCGGTGCCGCCGTGGCTGGCCCGGCAGTACCCGGAGATCACCGGCGAACGGGCGACCGGGCAGCGCATCGGCTGGGGTGCCCGCCAGGAGGTCGACTTCACGCACCCGGCGTTCCGGTTCCACGCCGAGCGCGTGATCCACAAGATCCTCGCCCGCTACGCGGAACACCCGGCCGTGATCGGGTTCCAGGTGGACAACGAGCCGGGGCTGGAGCTGTTCCACAACCACGGCGTCTTCCAGCGGTTCGTCGACCACCTGCGGGCGAAGTACGGCGACGTCGAGACGCTCAACCGCGAGTGGGGCCTGGTCTACTGGTCGCACCGGCTCTCGACGTGGGCCGACCTGTGGACCCCGGACGGCAACGCCCAGCCGCAGTACGACGTCGCCTGGCGGGAGTTCCAGGCCCGCCAGACCACCGAGTTCATCGCCTGGCAGGCGGATATCGTCCGCCAGTACTCGCGGCCGGAGCAGTTCGTCACCACGTGCATCTCCTACACGCGGCCGGCGGTCGAGGACGACGAGCTCACCGACAGCCTCGACATCGCCTCGGGCAACCCGTACTACGCGATGCAGGAGGGTCTGCAGCTGCCGGACCCGACCCCGGTCGGCCACGAGCAGAAGTGGAAGACCACCGGTGTCTGGTCGCTGTACCAGACCGCCGACTGGATGTTCTCTTCGCGCCAGGCGCCGTTCCTGGTCACCGAGACCAACGCCATGCACATCGGCCAGACCTGGGACAACCGGCCCGCGTTCGACGGCCAGTGGCGCCAGGCCGCCTGGGCGCTCGTCGCGCGCGGGGCCCGGATGATCGAGTACTGGCACTGGCACACGCTGCACTTCGGCGCCGAGACCTACTGGGGCGGGATCCTGCCGCACAGCGGACGGCCCGGCCGCACCTACGCCGAGCTCGCCCGCCTCGGCGAGGAGTTCGAGCTCGCCGGTGCCGCGGTCGCCGGGCTCGAGCCGGACGCGGACCTCACGATGGTGTACTCGACGCCGAGCAAGTGGCTCATGCAGAAGTACCCGGCACTGTCCACACCGGACGGCGAGCCGGACGCGGCGTCGTACCACCGGTTCTTCGACCCGTTCTACCGCGGCGCCTTCGACGCGGGCCGCCAGGTCCGGATCGTCCACATCCGGCAGCTGCACGACCCCCGCGGGGAACGCGAAGGCGTGGCACCGGAAGAAGCCGCCCGGCGGCACCCGGTCCTGGTCGTCCCCGCGCTGTACCTGGCCGCGGACAGCACGCTGGACTGGCTGGCCGCCTACGCCCGCGCGGGCGGCCACCTGGTCCTCGGCCCGCGCACCGGCTACGCCGACCACGAGGGGCGGGCGCGGCACGAATCGGCGCCCGGACGGCTCGTCGACGCCGCCGGCGTCCGGTACGACGAGTTCAGCAACCTCGGCGCCGACGTCCCGCTCAAGCCGGTGCCGGGCAGCCCACTGGAGCTGCCGCCGGGTGCGGCGGCGACGCGCTGGGTCGACGGCCTGACAGTGCTCGACGCGCAGGTGCTCGCCGAGTACGACCACCCGCACTTCGGCCGCTGGCCCGCGATCACCTCGCGGCCGGAGGGGGACGGGCGGGTGACGTACGTCGGCACGGTCCCGGACGCCGCGTCCGGCCGGGCTTTGGCCGAGTGGCTGGTGCCGCTGCCGTCGCACGCGTGGCCGAACCTGCCGGAGCCCGTGACCGCGACCACCGGGACCGCGCCCGGCGGCCGCCGGGTGCACATCGTCCACAACTGGAGCTGGAACCCCACCACCGTGACCGCGCCCGCGCCGCTGTCCGATCTGCTCGACGGCACGAACGTGCCGACGGGGATGGCCCTGAGCCTCGGCCCGTGGGACGTCCGCGTCTTCGTCGAACGAACCCCTACAAGGAAGTAGCGAGGTAGCGATGGTCCCCACCCGACGATCCTTCAAGGCGGTGCTGCTCGTCGTCGTCGCGGCGCTGCTGGGCGCGAGCCCGGCGGCGACCGCGCAGACGAGCGGCCCGACGACGATCTTCCAGCCGACGGCCGCCGCGGGGTACGCCAATCCCGGCGCGATGTACGCGCGGGCGATCACCCTGCACCACAACGGCGAGGCCAACGGGACGCTGTTCTCGACGTTCGAGGTCTACCGGAGCGCGGGTGCCCCGGCGTTCCCGGTGTACCGCAGCGGCGACGCCGGGAAGAGCTGGACGTACGTCTCCCAGGTGACCGACACGGTCAACGGCTACGGCATGCGCTGGAACCCGGAGATCTACGAGCTGCCGGACCGGCTCGGCACGCTCCCGGCGGGCACCCTGCTCGTCTCGGGGCTGTCGGTGCCCGCGGACATGCACTCCACCGAGATCCTGCTCTACGCCAGTACCGATCTCGGGAAGACGTGGAAGCTGCTGAGCTCCGTGGCCAAGGGCGGCGTGGCGTCGGTGTCCGATCCGAACACGCCGATCTGGGAACCGGTGCTGCTCATGCGCAACGGCAAGCTGATCGTGTACTACTCCGACCAGCGAGACAACGCGCACCACTCGCAGAAGCTCGTCCACCAGGTCACCACCGACGGCCGGACGTGGGGGCCGGTGGTCGACGACGTCGCCTACCCGGCGCAGCGGGCGCGGCCCGGCATGGCGACGGTCGCCGAGCTGCCCGGCGGCCGGTGGATCATGACCTACGAGTACTGCAACGCGCCGCAGGGCAGCTGCCCGGTGTACTACAAGATCGCCACCGACCCGGAGAAGTTCGGCCAGGCCGACGACAACCAGATCGTCCTCGACAACGGCGCGAAGCCGTGCTGCCAGCCGTTCGTCGTCTGGACGCCGTCGGGTGGGCCGCAGGGCACGATCGTGGTCAGCAACGGCGGCGGGACCGACCTCGCCGTCAACACCGCGGGTGGTGATCCCACGCAGTGGCGGTCGCAGGCGTCCAACGCCCCCGGCGGGTACAGCCGCGGCCTGATGGTGATGCCGGACGGCAACACCGTCATGTCGATCACCGGCGGCTGGCACGACAGCACCTACCTCAACACCGTCGAGTTCGCCCTCGACCACGTCGCCCCGGGCCTTTCGACGGGGGCGACGTACACGCTGACCAACGACCACTCGCGCCTGAACCTGGGCGTCAACGGCTCGTCGGTGGTCCAGCAGAGCGCCGCGACGCCCTGGGTGATCACCCGCCAGCCGACCGGGTACTTCACGGTGGCCACCGGCGGCCGCGTCCTGTCTGTCGTCGGCGGGTCCACACTGGACGGTGCGTGGCTGGAGCTGCGCACGCCCTCGCCGGGTTCGGCGACCCAGGAATGGGCGGTCGTCCAGCAGCCGGACGGGACGTACGAGCTGGCGAACCGCAAGAGCGGCAAGCTCCTGGAGGACCTCGCCTGGGCCACGACGCCGGGCGCCCCGATGGCGCAGTGGTCGGACGCCGACGGCCGCAACCAGCGCTGGACGCTGCACCAGACGGCGCTGCCGAACCTGACGACCGGCGACTTCACGATCCAGAACAAGCTGGGCAAGTACCTGGAGATCGCGGCCGGTTCGACGGCCCCGGGCACCCAGGCCGACCAGTGGTGGTACGCCAACCAGCCGTGGCACCTGTGGCGCTTCACCACGGCGAACGGCGGCTACCGGATCGTGAACGCGAAGTCCGGCCTGGCCCTGACCGACACCCACCCGGCGGCCGGCGAGGCGATCACCCAGACGGCCGTCGACCCGGGCAACGCCCAGCAGGTGTGGACGCTGGTGCCGAGCGGGGACCAGACGCTGATCAAGAACGCGGGCAGCGGCCGGTACATCACCATCGCAGGCGGCTCGCCGTCGAACCTGGCGAAGGCGGTGTCCTGGACGAAGATCGAGACGCCTGACCAGTTCTGGACGGTGCGCCGGATCAACTGAGGCCCCCGCGGGTGGTGCGGTGGCTCCCGCCGCACCACCCGGCCGGCCCAGCGCGGCCGCCGCGTCAGCGCGCGGCGGCCGCCACCGCACGGGCGCGGTCGGCCAGCCGGGCGGTGGCGTGCAGCACCGTCACGACCGAGCCGAGTGCGACCGCGCGGTCGCCCAGCTGTCCTTTGCAGACAGTCACCTGTGCGCCGGCGAAAGGGAGGGCGTCGCGCAGGAGCGCGCTGCGCAGTGGTGGCAGCAGAAGCTCGTAGGCGGCGGCGAGCTCGCCGCCGATGATCACGCGGTCCGGGTTGACCAGGTTGCCCAGGACGGCGATGGCCGTGCCGAGGCGGTGGCCCGCGTCGGTGAGCACCCGGACGCAGGCGCGGTCGCCCGCGAGGGCGTGCCGGATGAGGTCGACGGCCGTGAGCTCGGTGCCGTGGCGGGCGCGCAGCTGGTCGAGCAGCGCCGGCAGGCTGACGTACGTCTCGAGGCAGCCGCGGTTGCCGCAGCGGCAGATCCGGCCGGCCGGGTCGACGGTCATGTGCCCGAACTCCGCGGCCGTGCCGCACGAACCGCGGAACAGCCTGCCGCCCAGGACGAAGCCGGCGCCGATGCCGGTGCCGAGCTTGACGTAGACGGCGACCTGGGCGCCCTGGCCCGCGCCCCAGGTGACTTCGGCCAGCGCGCCGAGGTTGCCGACGTTGTCGACGATCACGGGCAGGCCGAGCAGGGCGCCGAGCTCCTCGGCCGGCCGCAGCCCGACCCAGCTCGGCGCGATGCTGGACGAGCCGACCGTGCCCGTCAGCGTGTTGACCGGTCCCGGCAGCCCGGCCCCGACGCCGAGCACCATGCTCTGCTTGACCCCCGCGGCGGCGAGCGCGTCCCGCGCGAGCGTGGCCGCGATCCGCAGCGCGTCCCGGGCGTCGTGGTCGCGGTCGAGCGGGCGGAGCTGCTCGGCCAGCACCGTGTGCGCCAGATCGGCGACGATCACGCGGATGTGCGTGTGCCCGAAGTCGATGCCGACGACGGCGCCGGCGGCGGGGTTGAGGGTGAGCAGGGTGCCCGGCCGGCCCTGTTTCGGCGGCCCGCCGGGACCCGGGCTGCCGTTCTCCACGATCAGGCCGTCCTGGTACAGCGCGCCGACGACGTTCGACACCGTGGCCCGCGAGACGTCCAGCAGGCGCGCGATGTCCGCCCGGGTCAGGGGACCGCGGGTGCGGAGGAGCTCGACCACCCGTTCGTGATTTCCCGGCCGGGTCCCCGGGCGCTGTGTCACCACACCCGAGATGTACCCGGTCGCCGCCGAAACGACAAGGATTGAACATATTCGACGGCATTCGACTGCGGGTGACGACTTTTCGGGCAGTTTTGTCCAGCTGGTTGACACATTGGGGCCCGTGGTTCCAGCATCAATGCTGCCGAGCAAGCGGTCAAACGATCACCGGATGCGTACCGGCGGCCGCGGCTCACCCGTTCGAACCACTCTCGCCCAAGGATGTGCGGATGTGAAACAGAACCGGTATCCCGGCGCCCTGCGCGCCGCACCCCGCTAGCCCCGTTGCCGACGCGGAGACCGCCGAAGCTCGATCGGCGGTCCGGGTGCCTTCCGCCGGAGTGTTAGCGCTAACACTGATCGCTCCCCGGAAACGGCCACCGCGTCGCCGCGGCTTTTCGAGCGGAAATGCGTGCCGTCCCCACGGAGGTGACCATGACTGTCCTCGACCTTTCCGATCCGCGGCCGACCCTGGCCGACGTGGCCAGGGTCGCCGGTGTCTCGTCGGCCACGGCGTCCCGGGTGCTCAACGGTTTTCCCCAGGTGCGCGCCGAGACCCGGCGCCAGGTCGAACAGGCCGTGCGGTCGCTCGGCTACGTCCGGCAGCGCGCGGCCCGCGCGGGGGAGGGGCAGCGGACCGGCACGGTCGCCGTCGTCATGTGTGAAGACGGCCTGCGGCTGTTCTCCGACCCGTTCTTCGGCCGGATCATGGGCGGCATCAACCGCGTGTTCACCGCCGCGGGCGTGCAGGTCGTGGTGCTGATGATGCCGTCGGCCGGCCAGGCCGCCACCTTCCGCTACCTCGGCGGCGGCCACGTCGACGGGGCGCTGTTCGTGAGCACGCACGCGCGGTACACGACGGCGTTGTCCCACGCCGATCTCCCGGTGGTCAGCGCGGGGCGGCCGATGGTGCCGGATCCTGCCCAGTGCACGTACGTCGACGTCGACAACCGCGGCGGCGCCGAGGCGGCGGTACGGCACCTGCTCGCCGCCGGGCGACGGCGGATCGCCACGGTCGCCGGCCCGAAGGACATGGCGCCGGGCCGCGACCGGCTCGCCGGCTACGCCGCCGCGATCTCCGGCTCGGCTCTCGTCGACCCGGGGCTGGTGGCCCACGGCGACTTCGGCCAGGCCTCCGGCGAGCACGCGACGCGGCAGCTGCTCGACCGGAGGCCCGACCTGGACGCGGTGTTCGCCGCCTCCGACGTGATGGCGGTGGGCGTGCTCCGGGCCCTGCGCCGCACTGGCCGCCGGGTGCCCGACGACGTGGCGGTGATCGGGTTCGACAACGCGCCGGTGTCGCGGAGGACGGATCCGCCGTTGACGACGGTGAGCCAGCCGGTGGAGGCGCTGGGGGCGCGGGCGGCGGGCGAGCTGCTCGCGGTGCTCGACGGGACCGTGCGGCAGCCGCGCCGGGTGGTGCTGGGGACGAGCCTGGTGGTCCGGGCTTCGGCGTGAGCGCGCGGCCGCCGGGAGGCGGCAAGCTACACTGGCGCGTACGTGTTACTGAGCGGTCGCTTAGTGACCTTGTTCACGAGGTGCCCGGCACGGCAGGCGGCAGGTGGGCCGCCGGGCCGGCAGGTGCCCAGGTCGGAGCTGTTTCCGCCGTGGATGGCGGGTGGCTGACGGGCGTCGCGAACGGGGGTGTTGCCGACGTCAAGGTGACCATTTCCGGTCGTTGTGGTGACCTCGGAGTGACACGTGAGTGACCGGTGAGGGGTGGGCAGCGTGCAGGAACGGACAGCGGGGGATCCCTGTGGTGGCACGGCCGTCGTGCTGCCCGACCCGGCGCGCTCGATCGGCGTGCTCACCTCGACACTGGCCACGCTCGGCAACAGCCGGACGCTCGACGCCATCGCGCGCTCGGCCGCGGCCGAGGGGTACGCGATCAAGCTGATGCCGCTGGGCAGGCCGACTCGCGACGGGGTCACCGACGCCTTCCGGGAACTGCGGAACCACGACGTCGACGGCCTGGTCGTGCTGGTCGAGGAATACGACCTGGATTGGCCGGGAATCGTTTTCCCGCAAGCCATCCCGGTCGTCGTCGTCGATTCCAACGCCCGCGCCGGCTACCCGACGGTGGACACCGACCAGGCGCAGGGGGCGGTGCTCGCGACCGAGCACCTGCTCAAGCTCGGCCACGAGACCGTCTGGCACATCGCGGGTCCGACGGACTCCTTCGCGGCCGAGCACCGGCAGGGGGCCTGGCGGCAGACGCTGACCCGGTTCGACCGCACGGTGCCGTTGCCGGTGGTCGGCGAC belongs to Amycolatopsis tolypomycina and includes:
- a CDS encoding MBL fold metallo-hydrolase, which translates into the protein MNGTITVIDKGAVRLHSYMAPDDSVNVTTQLIETPSRVVVVDAQFVRGYADEVAAYARGLGKPLDRVIITHAHPDHFGGANRFGAPVHALAVVRDQIAALDDGQDPTGAPILTAEVTPAVVIEPGTEVIDGVPFVFEAHTGGEAADELVIKLPEQGVLVAQDLVYHDIHLFLGNNDIAGWRKAIERLAGEAGYDTILVGHGTPAGPEVFGEVSRYLADAEELLGDDGDAYKAAIVDRYPGYGGRFVIDIANRYLFGAGHA
- a CDS encoding helix-turn-helix domain-containing protein, which translates into the protein MSIPNLGFAPPEAGVPGFEIVGLATLHGRMRRPGELHRVAFHSLTLVTAGTGTRTVDFVTHPCRPGTLLWVRPGQVQRYGDLGTTDGVHLMFTPAFPPSFSGAEHLVSAWYGPVCHQLGTSPEYAVLATLLSQLRAEAARPPGTVSAEILGLQLAALLLHVGRLPDDRPRAGGDVYARFRAELERSYATVRRAEDYAHRLGYTVKTLTRACVAATGQPVKHVIDGRVALEAQRLLAHTDEPVAAVARRLGFSEPTNFGKFFTRRTGSTPGEFRRVHRPSNPSNEPFRYPAEPADA
- a CDS encoding LacI family DNA-binding transcriptional regulator, giving the protein MTRSGRGGNSSAPSSKDVALAAGVSQKTVSRVFNNEQYVSADVRQRVLAAAEEIGYRPNNAARALASGRTRSIGVVTLGTGLYGPASLLVGIERAVQNAGYALRVVSTLEGDPSGVAGAVESLLEQGVDGIVISEPIDEGPLALQVDVPVLVFGAPPSFTAPRLITAGVISEELARIATDHLLDLGHETVHHIAGPRRWYAARDRAEGWRKALRARGAVEPPVVDGDWSASSGYAAGRVLAAGDVTAVFAANDDMAIGLIRALLEAGRRVPEDVSVVGFDDTPISAYVTPPLTTVRQPFDPMATAGLRLLVHAIEQPQAADLEPETPPLELVVRASTARFAVHPG
- a CDS encoding ABC transporter substrate-binding protein, whose translation is MPELVPNHAFSRRSFLAAAGAVSLGAALAACSGGGSTAAPAAEKVSQADIDKAMATPTELVFWSWAPEIEQEVALFTKKYPAIKVTVQNAGQGTPQYTKLRTALQAGTGAPDLAQVEFQYLPTFTVLDSLLDLRPYGADALKAKFVDWTWGQVSGPNGEVFAIPQDTGPMGLLYRQDIFDRYGIAVPKTWDEFADAARKLHAAAPDVYLTNLASNQPAAWHGLLWQAGDKPYTMSGKSDITVAVNSPAAKKLAGYWGGLAKEGVIGTETDFTDSWYASLNNGKYATWITAAWGPAFLSGSAKATAGKWRAAPLPQWDAAKPSSGNWGGSTTAVLKGTKNPIAAAMFAQFLNSDPESAKMFATKQLFFPATKALLADPSFAGDTPSFYGGQKVNEVFSAIGETVSPEFQWPPFLDQAVTDWTETVGKSLADKTDTVAALDQWQSRITTFAKNQGFTVQGG
- a CDS encoding carbohydrate ABC transporter permease, with amino-acid sequence MKHRSAGPWFVAPFLILFALFFITPLAYAAYLSFFQHKLIGGTVFVGLDNYVKAVTDPQFLRGVLRVATFFVIQVPVMLLLALLFALALDSGLMRLSKVVRLGVFVPYAVPSVVATLMWGYLYGQDYGPFAQLSSFFGLPVPKFLSDSWMLGSLANVVTWEFVGYNMIILYAALRTIPGELYEAAEVDGAGAWRTAWSIKLPALRPALLLTLLFSVIGSFQLFNEPKLLKTIAPNVIDSGYTANLYAYSLAFTGQQVNYAATVSFLLGLVIVVISYTILITANRRSRRAAA